The Roseicyclus marinus genome has a segment encoding these proteins:
- a CDS encoding TadE/TadG family type IV pilus assembly protein, whose translation MTGLCKLITRFARDERATATMEFVIMFPVVITLFIAVFENGVILTRQVLLERSLDEAVRLLRLARTITDAETGQPRALTAADISEAICDNTGAIPDCDTVLVVDLRVIDTTTYALPAADVSCVDRRDLTIQPANEFRQGQNNDLVVIRVCAIVDRLLPFSGFGLNLVRDDTGGLHIVASSVFVNEPQ comes from the coding sequence ATGACCGGTCTGTGCAAGCTGATCACCCGTTTCGCGCGCGATGAACGGGCCACCGCGACGATGGAATTCGTCATCATGTTCCCGGTCGTCATCACCCTGTTCATCGCGGTTTTCGAGAATGGCGTGATCCTGACGCGGCAGGTTTTGCTGGAACGCTCACTGGACGAGGCGGTGCGCCTGTTGCGGCTTGCGCGCACCATCACGGATGCGGAAACCGGCCAGCCCCGTGCCTTGACCGCCGCCGATATTTCGGAGGCGATCTGCGACAACACCGGCGCGATCCCCGATTGCGACACCGTGCTGGTGGTCGATCTGCGCGTGATCGACACGACAACCTATGCCCTGCCTGCGGCGGATGTGTCTTGCGTCGATCGCCGGGACCTCACGATCCAGCCGGCGAACGAATTCCGGCAGGGTCAGAACAATGACCTCGTGGTGATCCGTGTCTGCGCCATCGTGGACCGGCTCCTGCCCTTTTCGGGCTTTGGCCTGAACCTCGTGCGCGACGACACGGGCGGTCTGCATATCGTCGCCTCCTCCGTCTTCGTGAACGAACCGCAATGA
- a CDS encoding sarcosine oxidase subunit beta family protein, which yields MRYSGWQVLAQGITGNRGWRPAWRDPAPKGAYDIVIIGGGGHGLATAHYLAKRHGLTNVAVLEKGYLGGGNVGRNTTIVRANYGLPGNSEFYSHSLKLWEGLEQDLNYNVMHSQRGVINLFHSDGQRDAAARRGNMMIAQGDDAILLDRDGCREILPYLDYDQTRFPIYGGLYHPRGGTARHDAVAWGFARAADRRGVDLIQNCEVTGIDIENGRVTGVQTTRGSIRAKKVGIVVAGRSSQVAAMAGMRLPIESHILQAFVTEGLKPVIDHVVTYGMGHFYISQSDKGGLVFGGDLDFYASYAARGNLPMAEHVVEAAMTLMPVIGQARMLRSWGGIMDMSPDGSPIIDRTHVEGLYLNCGWCYGGFKAVPGSGDCFAHLIATDQPHPAAARYRLDRFATGHGLMDEEGTGSQHNLH from the coding sequence ATGCGCTATTCGGGCTGGCAGGTGCTGGCACAGGGGATCACGGGCAATCGCGGCTGGCGGCCAGCCTGGCGCGACCCCGCGCCGAAAGGTGCCTATGACATCGTGATCATCGGTGGCGGCGGCCACGGGCTGGCCACCGCGCATTACCTGGCCAAGCGGCACGGGCTGACCAATGTCGCGGTGCTCGAGAAAGGCTATCTGGGCGGCGGCAACGTGGGGCGCAACACCACCATCGTGCGGGCCAATTACGGGCTTCCCGGCAATTCCGAATTCTATTCCCATTCCCTCAAGCTCTGGGAAGGGCTGGAGCAGGACCTGAACTACAACGTGATGCACAGCCAGCGCGGCGTCATCAACCTGTTCCATTCCGACGGGCAGCGCGACGCGGCGGCCCGGCGGGGCAACATGATGATCGCGCAAGGCGATGATGCGATCCTCTTGGACCGCGACGGCTGCCGCGAGATCCTGCCCTATCTCGACTATGACCAGACGCGGTTCCCGATCTATGGCGGGCTTTACCATCCGCGCGGCGGCACGGCGCGGCATGACGCGGTGGCCTGGGGCTTTGCCCGCGCCGCCGACCGGCGCGGCGTCGACCTGATCCAGAATTGCGAGGTCACGGGGATCGACATCGAAAACGGGCGCGTGACCGGCGTGCAGACCACGCGCGGTTCCATCCGGGCGAAAAAGGTCGGGATCGTGGTGGCGGGACGCTCGAGCCAGGTGGCGGCCATGGCCGGGATGCGTCTGCCCATCGAAAGCCACATCCTTCAGGCCTTCGTCACCGAGGGGCTGAAACCCGTGATCGACCATGTGGTGACCTATGGCATGGGCCATTTCTACATCAGCCAATCCGACAAGGGCGGGCTGGTCTTTGGTGGCGATCTGGATTTCTACGCCTCCTATGCCGCGCGCGGCAACCTGCCCATGGCCGAACATGTGGTCGAGGCCGCGATGACGCTGATGCCCGTGATCGGACAGGCGCGGATGCTGCGCAGCTGGGGCGGCATCATGGACATGTCGCCCGATGGATCGCCCATCATCGACCGCACCCATGTCGAGGGTCTCTACCTGAATTGCGGCTGGTGCTACGGCGGGTTCAAGGCGGTGCCGGGATCGGGCGATTGCTTTGCCCATCTGATCGCGACCGACCAACCGCACCCCGCCGCCGCGCGCTACCGTCTCGACCGTTTCGCCACGGGCCATGGCCTGATGGACGAAGAGGGCACGGGCAGCCAGCACAACCTTCATTGA
- a CDS encoding sarcosine oxidase subunit delta, translated as MLIPCPQCGPRDIREFTCKGHETHMKRPAPDAPPTAWDDHLHNRDNPAGPTRELWYHGAGCGAWLVVSRNTVTHAIAGATLAREGAR; from the coding sequence ATGCTCATCCCCTGCCCCCAATGCGGGCCCCGCGACATCCGCGAATTCACCTGCAAAGGGCATGAAACCCATATGAAGCGCCCCGCCCCCGACGCGCCGCCGACCGCTTGGGACGACCACCTGCACAACCGCGACAACCCCGCCGGGCCAACGCGCGAATTGTGGTATCACGGGGCGGGCTGCGGCGCATGGCTGGTCGTGTCGCGCAACACGGTGACCCATGCGATCGCCGGTGCGACGCTCGCCCGCGAGGGGGCGCGATGA